One part of the Lysobacterales bacterium genome encodes these proteins:
- a CDS encoding DUF2138 family protein, with translation MSDPATLRVEPKRPSGWPARLRQAVLPFLWLLPIAALGWVGWHHWQVAQREVWRGETPLAFDPQRPDALIESESLAALPRDLLRVPLLRDLLSEDFVFYYESNAERLGVVGALRRIAYEHTLELGDHVVAELLDQPAQLALWRSQDGRLDHALLSLRRGALSSALELLAPVAQNDAQLSQVTNLEIDGQRVPVYRLRFGWQRALLFAGHGERLRVLVSPSLVSAHGELDAAYAILSAALAQDELALPARFALNPSSARHRLVLSADYLALGYGRLLPQLAGLRFELRGGQWQSFVALNEVSASELDFDALWQAAPMGAAACAAVPVSAEALQSLLRAFERREALPEALVSRLGGPAAVCWYANSRLLSPLLISRLQPAAEGSASDPAALDAALAQAFATYIGNPEREAGDARWPVRETREATGPRWQRAVASNFGLVPREEAGEGEPKDSPAFLRVALARHGEHLLFSLDARLVEQAQATLDRRYPPLSEHLPGGPVPLYLAPAPLAQLAEQEALIGLPMELQPIFHNAAQAHLLPKLKAAAGHAPLALRLDEDRAESAWSWQPVRWESL, from the coding sequence ATGTCCGACCCCGCGACCCTCCGCGTCGAACCCAAGCGCCCATCGGGCTGGCCCGCGCGCCTGCGTCAGGCCGTGCTGCCCTTCCTGTGGCTGCTGCCGATCGCCGCGCTCGGCTGGGTCGGCTGGCACCACTGGCAGGTCGCCCAGCGCGAGGTCTGGCGCGGCGAGACGCCGCTGGCTTTCGACCCGCAGCGCCCGGATGCGCTGATCGAGTCGGAATCGCTGGCGGCCCTGCCGCGCGATCTGCTGCGCGTGCCCCTGCTGCGTGATCTGCTCAGCGAGGACTTCGTTTTCTACTACGAGAGCAACGCCGAGCGGCTCGGCGTGGTCGGCGCGCTGCGCCGCATCGCCTATGAGCACACGCTCGAACTCGGCGATCACGTGGTCGCCGAACTGCTCGACCAGCCCGCGCAGCTGGCGCTGTGGCGCAGCCAGGACGGCCGCCTCGACCACGCCCTGCTCAGCCTGCGTCGCGGCGCCTTGTCCAGCGCGCTGGAGCTGCTGGCGCCGGTTGCGCAGAACGATGCCCAGCTGAGCCAGGTCACCAATCTCGAAATCGACGGCCAGCGCGTGCCGGTCTACCGGCTGCGCTTCGGCTGGCAGCGCGCCCTGCTGTTCGCCGGCCACGGCGAGCGCCTGCGCGTGCTGGTTTCGCCGAGTCTGGTCAGCGCCCACGGCGAACTCGACGCGGCCTACGCGATCCTCAGTGCGGCGCTGGCGCAGGATGAGCTGGCCCTGCCGGCGCGCTTCGCGCTCAACCCGAGCAGCGCCCGCCATCGACTGGTGCTGAGCGCCGACTACCTCGCACTGGGTTACGGCCGTCTGCTGCCGCAGCTGGCGGGCCTTCGCTTCGAGCTGCGCGGCGGCCAGTGGCAGAGCTTTGTCGCCCTGAACGAAGTGAGCGCCAGCGAGCTGGATTTCGATGCGCTCTGGCAGGCCGCCCCGATGGGGGCCGCCGCCTGCGCGGCGGTGCCGGTCTCTGCCGAAGCCCTGCAGAGCCTGCTGCGCGCCTTCGAGCGTCGTGAGGCCCTGCCGGAGGCCTTGGTCAGCCGCCTCGGCGGGCCCGCCGCGGTGTGCTGGTATGCGAACTCGCGCCTGCTGAGTCCGCTGCTGATCAGCCGCCTGCAGCCCGCCGCGGAGGGCAGCGCCAGCGATCCTGCGGCGCTGGACGCAGCGCTCGCCCAGGCCTTTGCGACCTACATCGGCAACCCCGAGCGCGAGGCCGGCGACGCGCGCTGGCCGGTGCGTGAGACACGCGAGGCCACGGGGCCGCGCTGGCAGCGCGCGGTGGCTTCGAACTTCGGCCTCGTGCCGCGCGAGGAGGCCGGCGAAGGCGAGCCCAAGGACTCGCCGGCCTTCCTGCGCGTGGCGCTGGCCCGCCACGGCGAGCACCTGCTGTTCTCGCTGGACGCGCGCCTGGTCGAGCAGGCCCAGGCGACTCTCGATCGGCGCTATCCGCCGCTTTCAGAGCACTTGCCGGGCGGCCCGGTGCCGCTGTACCTGGCGCCGGCGCCGCTGGCCCAGCTGGCCGAGCAGGAGGCGCTGATCGGCCTGCCCATGGAGCTGCAGCCGATCTTCCACAACGCCGCCCAGGCGCATCTCCTGCCCAAACTGAAGGCCGCCGCAGGCCACGCGCCGCTGGCCCTGCGTCTGGACGAAGACCGCGCCGAGTCGGCCTGGAGCTGGCAGCCGGTGCGCTGGGAGTCGCTGTGA
- a CDS encoding DUF1175 family protein — protein sequence MAHLLGAGACALLPGRAGAAEAGEVFLDPAQSRVFRAWFVRIVNEQLRQGPSPRWQQQDCAGLVRFAANEALKRHDGAWLRSMGISHADLPPELDLSPEQRRLAQTWQQGGGQTGAYVSAIGLVQHNSIAVARDVQQAAPADLLFFDQGDAQHLMIWMGRYIAYHTGSSSAQDNGLRRLSLAELMQWKDTRWIPDAHNPNFAGVYRLRWLRA from the coding sequence CTGGCCCATCTGCTGGGCGCGGGCGCCTGTGCCCTGCTGCCGGGCCGCGCGGGCGCGGCGGAAGCGGGCGAGGTCTTCCTCGATCCCGCCCAGAGCCGCGTCTTTCGCGCCTGGTTCGTGCGCATCGTCAACGAACAGCTGCGCCAGGGCCCGAGCCCGCGCTGGCAGCAGCAGGACTGCGCCGGCCTGGTGCGTTTCGCCGCCAACGAGGCGCTGAAACGCCACGATGGCGCCTGGCTGCGCAGCATGGGCATCAGCCACGCCGACCTTCCGCCCGAGCTGGATCTTTCGCCCGAGCAGCGGCGGCTGGCGCAGACCTGGCAGCAGGGCGGCGGCCAGACCGGCGCGTACGTCAGCGCGATCGGTCTGGTCCAGCACAACAGCATCGCGGTCGCGCGCGATGTGCAGCAGGCCGCGCCCGCTGACCTGCTGTTCTTCGATCAGGGCGATGCCCAGCACCTGATGATCTGGATGGGCCGCTACATCGCTTACCACACCGGCAGCAGCAGCGCGCAGGACAACGGTCTGCGCCGGCTCAGCCTGGCCGAACTCATGCAATGGAAGGACACACGGTGGATACCGGACGCCCACAACCCCAACTTCGCCGGGGTCTATCGGCTGCGCTGGCTGCGCGCATGA
- a CDS encoding efflux RND transporter permease subunit translates to MIAALIRYSLDNRGLVLLLSMLLTLAAIQATRTLPVDAIPDLSDVQVTVRTEWPGQSPQLVEDQITYPLASRLLAVPGARHVRGFSMTGDSFVYVLFEDGTDPYWARSRVLEYLSQARAELPDSVEPALGPDASGVGWVYQYALVDRSGGHDLSELRALQDWFLRLELQALPGVSEVATVGGMERQYQAIIDPLRLRQYGLQINDVAARVRAAGAERGGSLIEVGEGEISLRGVGFLRKLEDLAQVPLGPLMDGVPVLLGDVAEIRFGAGPRQGIAELDGEGEVVGGIVVMRDGGNAREVIEAVEARLAALDSSLPAGVEIVTTYDRSALIERAVDHLSTKLVEEILVVGLVCLLFLGHFRSALVPALLLPLGVLAALAIMRLQGINANIMSLGGIAIAIGAMVDAAIVLVENAHKRIEHFKDDHAREPDEPERLKLVAEACIEVGPAVFMSLLIIALSFLPVFLLEAQEGRMFAPLAWTKTWAMLAAAVLAVTLGPVLMALCVRGRIRGEHEQILSRTLIALYRPVLRGVLRAPWLTVVLSLVIAASALYPLRQLGSEFMPQLEEGDLMYMPTTLPELSPGKAQELLQQTSRLIRQTPEVETVFGKIGRADSATDPAPISMIETTIRLKPESEWREGFTIEDLIAELDARLRIPGVTNAWVQPIRTRIDMQSTGLRTPLGVRLAGDDLQQLTALATEVEAALAGVPGIRSAFADRGATARSLEIRPRREDLARYGVEMEAFMAWLGEAVGGAPIATAYEGRRRFPVAMRLPQDVRDTPEALAELGVVTPSGAQVPLGRLADIELVEAPAMIRSENARLTAWVFVDTDTRDLLGTMRAADAALAERVQLPAGVSLGWTGQYESLLRASERLSLAIPAALGIILVLLYLIFRRWPDALIVLLTAPLSVVGGLWLLWGLDYAMSVAVVVGFLALFGVAAEFGVVMLLYLAQAVERARTTGRLNTLRELDAALEEGAVQRVRPKAMTVLTLLVGLTPILLSDGAGAATMQRIAAPMLGGMLSAPLLSMLLIPAIYRIWLGWRLRG, encoded by the coding sequence ATGATCGCCGCCCTGATCCGCTATTCGCTGGACAACCGCGGGCTGGTGCTGCTGCTCTCGATGCTGCTGACCCTGGCCGCCATCCAGGCCACGCGCACCCTGCCGGTCGATGCGATTCCCGATCTGTCCGACGTGCAGGTGACCGTGCGCACCGAGTGGCCGGGGCAGTCGCCGCAGCTGGTCGAGGACCAGATCACCTATCCGCTGGCCTCGCGCCTTTTGGCCGTACCGGGTGCGCGTCACGTGCGCGGCTTCTCGATGACCGGCGACTCCTTCGTCTACGTGCTGTTCGAGGACGGAACCGACCCCTATTGGGCGCGCTCGCGGGTGCTGGAGTACCTGAGCCAGGCGCGTGCGGAGCTGCCCGACAGCGTCGAGCCCGCGCTCGGGCCCGATGCCAGCGGCGTCGGCTGGGTCTATCAGTACGCGCTCGTCGACCGCAGCGGCGGCCATGACCTGTCCGAGCTGCGCGCGCTGCAGGACTGGTTCCTGAGGCTTGAACTGCAAGCCCTGCCGGGCGTCTCCGAGGTCGCCACGGTCGGCGGCATGGAGCGGCAGTACCAGGCCATCATCGATCCCTTGCGCCTGCGCCAGTACGGGCTGCAGATCAACGACGTGGCGGCGCGCGTCCGCGCGGCAGGCGCCGAGCGCGGCGGCTCGCTGATCGAGGTCGGCGAGGGCGAGATCAGCCTGCGCGGCGTGGGCTTTCTGCGGAAGTTGGAAGACCTCGCGCAGGTGCCGCTGGGCCCGCTGATGGACGGCGTGCCGGTGCTGCTCGGCGACGTCGCCGAGATCCGCTTCGGCGCCGGCCCGCGCCAGGGCATCGCCGAACTCGACGGCGAGGGCGAGGTGGTCGGCGGCATCGTGGTGATGCGCGACGGCGGCAATGCGCGCGAGGTCATCGAGGCGGTCGAGGCGCGGCTTGCAGCGCTGGACTCCAGCCTGCCCGCGGGCGTGGAGATCGTCACCACCTACGACCGCTCGGCCCTGATCGAGCGCGCGGTGGACCACCTCTCGACCAAGCTGGTCGAGGAGATCCTGGTGGTCGGTCTGGTCTGCCTGCTCTTCCTCGGCCACTTCCGCTCGGCCCTGGTGCCGGCCCTGCTGCTGCCGCTGGGTGTTCTCGCAGCGCTGGCGATCATGCGGCTGCAGGGCATCAACGCCAACATCATGTCGCTGGGCGGCATCGCCATCGCCATCGGCGCCATGGTCGATGCGGCGATCGTGCTGGTCGAGAACGCGCACAAGCGCATCGAGCACTTCAAGGACGACCACGCCCGCGAGCCGGACGAGCCCGAGCGCCTGAAGCTCGTGGCCGAGGCCTGCATCGAAGTGGGCCCGGCGGTGTTCATGTCGCTGCTGATCATCGCGCTCAGCTTCCTGCCGGTGTTCCTGCTCGAAGCCCAGGAAGGCCGCATGTTCGCGCCGCTGGCCTGGACCAAGACGTGGGCCATGCTGGCCGCCGCCGTGCTGGCGGTAACGCTCGGGCCGGTGCTGATGGCGCTGTGCGTGCGCGGACGCATCCGCGGTGAGCACGAGCAGATCCTCTCGCGCACCCTGATCGCGCTGTACCGGCCGGTGCTGCGCGGCGTGCTGCGTGCGCCCTGGCTGACCGTGGTGCTGAGCCTCGTGATCGCGGCCAGCGCGCTGTATCCGCTGCGCCAGCTGGGCAGCGAGTTCATGCCGCAGCTGGAGGAAGGCGACCTGATGTACATGCCCACCACCCTGCCCGAGCTTTCGCCCGGCAAGGCGCAGGAGCTGCTGCAGCAGACCAGCCGGCTGATCCGGCAGACGCCCGAGGTCGAGACCGTGTTCGGCAAGATCGGCCGCGCCGACAGCGCGACGGATCCGGCACCGATCTCGATGATCGAGACCACGATCCGCCTGAAGCCCGAGTCCGAGTGGCGCGAGGGATTCACCATCGAGGACCTGATCGCCGAACTCGACGCCCGCCTGCGCATCCCCGGCGTCACCAATGCCTGGGTGCAGCCGATCCGCACCCGCATCGACATGCAGTCGACCGGCCTGCGCACGCCGCTGGGCGTGCGTCTTGCCGGCGACGATCTGCAGCAGCTGACCGCACTGGCCACCGAAGTGGAAGCTGCGCTGGCGGGCGTGCCGGGCATCCGCTCGGCCTTCGCCGATCGCGGTGCTACCGCGCGCAGCCTGGAGATCCGCCCACGCCGCGAAGACCTCGCCCGCTACGGCGTCGAGATGGAGGCCTTCATGGCCTGGCTGGGCGAAGCGGTGGGCGGCGCGCCGATCGCCACCGCCTACGAGGGCCGTCGGCGCTTTCCGGTGGCGATGCGGCTGCCGCAGGACGTACGCGACACGCCGGAGGCGCTGGCCGAACTCGGCGTGGTGACGCCGTCCGGCGCGCAGGTACCGCTGGGCCGGCTGGCCGACATCGAACTGGTCGAAGCGCCGGCGATGATCCGCAGCGAAAACGCGCGCCTGACTGCGTGGGTGTTCGTCGACACCGACACCCGTGATCTGCTGGGCACCATGCGCGCGGCCGATGCGGCCCTGGCCGAACGCGTGCAGCTGCCGGCGGGTGTGAGCCTTGGGTGGACCGGCCAGTACGAAAGCCTGCTGCGCGCCAGCGAGCGCCTGAGCCTCGCCATTCCAGCGGCACTCGGGATCATTCTGGTGCTGCTGTATCTGATCTTCCGCCGCTGGCCCGATGCGCTGATCGTGCTGCTCACCGCACCGCTGTCGGTGGTCGGCGGGCTGTGGCTGCTGTGGGGCCTGGACTACGCGATGTCAGTGGCGGTAGTGGTCGGATTCCTCGCCCTGTTCGGCGTGGCCGCGGAGTTCGGCGTGGTGATGCTGCTGTATCTGGCACAGGCGGTGGAGCGCGCGCGCACCACCGGCCGCCTGAACACCCTGCGCGAACTCGATGCCGCGCTGGAGGAGGGCGCGGTGCAACGCGTGCGGCCCAAGGCCATGACCGTGCTGACCCTGCTGGTGGGCCTCACGCCGATCCTGCTCAGCGACGGCGCCGGTGCCGCGACCATGCAGCGCATCGCCGCCCCCATGCTCGGCGGCATGCTGAGCGCGCCGCTGCTGTCGATGCTGCTGATTCCGGCGATCTATCGGATTTGGCTGGGCTGGAGGCTGCGCGGCTGA
- a CDS encoding efflux RND transporter periplasmic adaptor subunit: protein MSAVSVRSQRRCALLLSLPLALSALTLPALPIAAQESPPTSEHTHDEHSAHAEHAGQGEHEHADQADPAPAPGAGSALPAAAGAETLPGTAPPAPSLYVCPMHPQITSETPGSCPICGMDLVARSRSSAQAAPVIEVDAGLRQALGIRTAEVDRRVLSPRVRAPAEVVADQHRIRHVHTRVPGWVEDLRVHALGERVRAGQVLMEIYAPDLVAAQEDYLIALRSGGVGSRAQRAAGERLRRLGVDEDFIDALSERGRSLQRVPVRAPADGVVTLLDVRHGMYVEPSTIALEITDLSEVWVSVSVFPEELERLGGGTIYAALNLPNQPDRLWRGEVSYVYPSQDAMTRTVQLRVPVPNRRGLLRVGQYMEARLRGEEGDPVLSVPSEAVIRTADGERVVVDAGEGRFRVAQVHAGLRVDGRTQILHGLKEGERVLVSAQFLLDSEAALRAGLQRLEAGHAH, encoded by the coding sequence ATGTCCGCCGTTTCCGTCCGGTCGCAGCGTCGCTGCGCCCTGCTGTTGTCCCTGCCGCTGGCTCTGTCCGCCCTGACCCTGCCAGCCCTGCCGATCGCGGCGCAGGAATCCCCGCCCACGTCGGAACACACACACGATGAGCACTCGGCGCACGCGGAGCACGCCGGCCAAGGCGAGCACGAGCACGCCGACCAGGCTGACCCGGCGCCCGCGCCGGGAGCAGGCTCGGCTCTGCCCGCTGCGGCCGGCGCCGAGACCCTGCCCGGCACCGCTCCGCCAGCGCCCTCGCTCTACGTCTGCCCCATGCATCCGCAGATCACCAGCGAGACGCCCGGCAGCTGCCCGATCTGCGGCATGGACCTGGTCGCGCGCAGCCGCAGCAGCGCGCAGGCCGCACCCGTGATCGAGGTGGATGCCGGCCTGCGCCAGGCGCTGGGCATCCGCACGGCTGAAGTCGACCGCCGCGTGCTGTCGCCGCGGGTGCGCGCGCCGGCCGAGGTGGTGGCCGACCAGCACCGCATCCGCCATGTGCACACGCGCGTCCCCGGCTGGGTCGAGGACCTGCGCGTGCACGCCCTCGGCGAACGCGTGCGCGCGGGTCAGGTGCTGATGGAGATCTACGCGCCGGATCTGGTCGCCGCCCAGGAGGACTACCTGATCGCCCTGCGCTCGGGCGGCGTCGGCTCGCGCGCCCAGCGCGCGGCGGGCGAGCGCCTGCGCCGGCTGGGCGTGGACGAGGACTTCATCGATGCACTGAGCGAGCGCGGACGATCGCTGCAGCGGGTGCCGGTGCGTGCGCCGGCCGACGGCGTGGTCACCCTGCTCGACGTGCGCCATGGCATGTACGTCGAGCCCTCGACGATCGCGCTGGAGATCACCGATCTCAGCGAGGTCTGGGTCAGCGTGTCGGTGTTCCCCGAGGAGCTGGAGCGTCTGGGCGGCGGCACGATCTACGCCGCGCTGAACCTGCCGAACCAGCCGGATCGCCTGTGGCGCGGCGAAGTCAGCTACGTGTATCCGAGCCAGGACGCGATGACCCGCACCGTGCAGCTGCGCGTGCCGGTGCCCAACCGCCGCGGCCTGCTGCGCGTGGGTCAGTACATGGAGGCGCGGCTGCGCGGCGAAGAAGGCGATCCGGTGCTGAGCGTGCCCAGCGAGGCGGTGATCCGCACCGCCGACGGCGAGCGCGTGGTGGTGGATGCCGGCGAGGGCCGCTTCCGCGTGGCCCAGGTGCACGCCGGCCTGCGCGTCGACGGCCGCACCCAGATCCTGCACGGGCTCAAGGAAGGCGAGCGCGTCCTGGTGTCGGCGCAGTTCCTGCTCGATTCCGAAGCCGCGCTGCGCGCCGGGCTGCAGCGACTGGAGGCGGGTCATGCGCATTGA
- a CDS encoding DUF2135 domain-containing protein encodes MNAHALSLLLLLAGSASAQTAPAPPSKDAAAAAEAPGVDWQGPSAGWRVHGLLENNSEARVAYPTPPIDRGGQRGRSLIEGRLRGIDATRRAQTLAVNGNPLPLYADAEGRFSRPYAFGAGSNSIALHTAEGEVLKRVQFYEANTLKTPARIRIVVGWDDPGAEIDMHVLTPDGGHAYWAAPVLDSGGGLDTDSVDGPGPEVFTMTAPLRGRYSVYVNYWGNYGASGYNFVEGSNERDLITTRISLVYNENTVNERRETFVVPLRAIGDLQLIKTFEY; translated from the coding sequence ATGAATGCTCACGCCCTGAGTCTGCTTCTGCTGCTCGCGGGCTCCGCCAGCGCCCAGACCGCTCCGGCTCCGCCGAGCAAGGACGCGGCCGCGGCGGCCGAAGCGCCCGGCGTCGACTGGCAGGGGCCGTCCGCCGGCTGGCGGGTGCATGGCTTGCTGGAGAACAACAGTGAGGCGCGCGTCGCCTACCCGACGCCGCCCATCGATCGCGGCGGCCAGCGCGGACGCAGCCTGATCGAGGGCCGCCTGCGCGGCATCGATGCCACCCGCCGCGCGCAGACGCTGGCGGTCAACGGCAATCCGCTGCCGCTCTACGCCGATGCAGAAGGCCGTTTCAGCCGGCCCTATGCCTTCGGCGCCGGCTCGAACAGCATCGCCCTCCACACCGCCGAGGGCGAGGTGCTGAAGCGCGTGCAGTTCTACGAGGCCAACACGCTGAAGACGCCCGCGCGCATCCGCATCGTGGTCGGCTGGGACGATCCGGGTGCCGAGATCGACATGCACGTGCTGACGCCTGACGGCGGCCATGCCTACTGGGCCGCACCGGTGCTGGACAGCGGCGGCGGGCTCGATACCGACAGCGTCGACGGCCCCGGGCCGGAGGTGTTCACCATGACCGCCCCGCTGCGCGGGCGCTACTCGGTCTACGTCAACTACTGGGGCAACTACGGCGCCAGTGGCTACAACTTCGTCGAAGGCAGCAACGAGCGCGACCTCATCACCACCCGCATCAGCCTCGTGTACAACGAGAACACGGTGAACGAGCGCCGCGAAACCTTCGTGGTGCCGCTGCGCGCGATCGGCGATCTGCAGCTGATCAAGACGTTCGAATACTGA